The proteins below are encoded in one region of Phaseolus vulgaris cultivar G19833 chromosome 1, P. vulgaris v2.0, whole genome shotgun sequence:
- the LOC137815970 gene encoding uncharacterized protein has protein sequence MVRLPSKDEDMLVHAFKKGVLSGLFSESLIRNHPSTFAEIRRRVVAHIVAKTEVSEKRGSAAPTKSREGLSRSQQPMRVHEAKEGKKAQGKPRPYEPRKDQGRGRARESNVPPRFDFVVELAELIAIPAIAAKLRAPEKTDKVLGRKKNVWCEFHQAYGHSLHTCLALGHQLTELVKSGFLSDYLRETQGDRVSGPPAEDLQHEVSVHGEVDTIAGAFSGGGCTVSQRKRYARSVMTVNSVEEDHSPDADITFTKVDLRDVVPHDNDPIVISLVTAGRKVHRVLVDQGSSADVMFWPTFNKLQLSLDHLRPYPGCLYGFAGDQVEMRGYIELRTTFTDRTVARTEKIKYLVVNVPSAYNILLGMPTLNRLGAVPSTRHMKLKLSSMEGVVITIKSDQKEARHCYENNLKQQRSVCHVTSMPPLGVDERRSEVSGDGGSSAGGLRSGPRRC, from the coding sequence ATGGTGAggctgcccagcaaagatgaagatatgttGGTGCATGCGTTCAAGAAAGGGGTTCTGTCGGGCCTTTTCAGTGAATCGTTGATCAGAAATCACCCCAGCACCTTCGCGGAGATTAGGCGTCGTGTTGTGGCGCACATCGTAGCAAAAAcggaggtttctgagaagaggggaagcgcgGCCCCGACCAAGTCGCGCGAAGGATTGAGCAGGTCTCAGCAGCcgatgagggtgcatgaggccaaagaagGGAAGAAGGCTCAGGGGAAGCCTCGCCCTTACGAGCCTAGAAAGGACCAGGGCAGGGGGCGCGCGAGAGAGAGCAACGTGCCCCCCAGGTTTGACTTCGTGGTGGAATTGGCGGAGCTGATCGCCATTCCAGCCATAGCAGCAAAGTTGCGAGCACCAgagaagactgacaaggtgctgggaaggaagaagaatgtgtggtgtgagtttcaccaggcttATGGCCACTCACTCCACACttgtttggcgttgggacaccaactcACGGAGTTGGTAAAAAGTGGCTTTCTGAGCGATTACTTGCGGGAGACGCAAGGTGATCGGGTGTCGGGGCCACCAGCAGAAGATCTGCAGCACGAGGTATCTGTGCACGGGGAGGTGGACACGATCGCGGGGGCCTTCTCTGGAGGAGGGTGTACAGTCTCTCAGAGAAAGAGGTACGCTCGTTCGGTGATGACTGTTAACTCGGTGGAAGAAGATCATTCCCCCGATGCTGACATTACATTCACAAAGGTGGATCTCCGGGACGTTGtacctcacgacaacgatcctatAGTCATCTCCCTTGTCACGGCAGGGAGAAAAGTGCACAGGGTcctcgtggaccagggaagctcggcggacgtgatgttctggccgacgttcaACAAGCTGCAGCTGTCCCTTGATCATCTGAGGCCATACCCGGGGTGCTTGTATGGCTTCGCAGGGGACCAGGTGGAGATGCGAGGCTACATAGAGCTGAGGACCACGTTCACGGATAGGACCGTGGCCCGCACTGAAAAAATTAAGTACCTAGTGGTCAATGTCCCATCCGcctacaacatactgttgggaatGCCGACGCTCAACAGGTTGGGAGCTGTAccgtcgacgaggcacatgaagttgaagttgTCGTCGATGGAGGGGGTAGTGATCACCATTAAGTCGGACCAGAAGGAAGCTAGGCACTGCTATGAGAACAACCTCAAGCAGCAAAGGAGTGTGTGCCATGTTACCTCGATGCCACCGCTGGGTGTGGACGAGAGGCGATCGGAAGTCAGTGGAGATGGAGGAAGCAGTGCTGGGGGGCTCAGGAGTGGCCCAAGAAGATGCTGA